The region CTAATGTCTCTTGGTGGAGGAAACCTTCTTCTTCCTGGCAGCCAGCATCTCATAGAAAGGGTCTCGGCTGatggcagccctggcaggggaaggagggctCCCGTCAGCTCCAGGCCAGGCACAGACTGTGGTGAGGTTGTGTCTGTCCTGGCTGGTGGGGGCTCGGGCAGGTCCCTCTGCGCCCCTGCCCCTTGCAGGGTGCCCTGGGAAGCACTGTACCCCTCAGACACAGCAGACCGGGCCCCCCGCTCCCCCGAGCACTCACTTGATGCACTTGATccactcctccttctcctcGGGCGTGGGGGCAGAGATGCGGTACACGGTGTGGTTCCCCTCCACCACCCGCCCGTCCGCCTCTGTCTTGCAGGCCTTGATCACCTGGTCCTTGTTGTCGGGGATGTAGAGCTCGAAGCAGTTCTGGGAGAGAGGAGATGGGTCAGAGGCAGCTCCCACTCCCTGGGAGCAGAGCATTCCCCTGCCCGTCAACCCCAACGCAGCACAGAGGGACAGACGCTGTGACCCCACATCCCCCCCGTGCCCAGCCCCACATCTGCACTCAGCCCCCCACCACCTCTGCCAGGGGCAGCCCCCGGTGGCTGTGGCCCCTCCTGGCGCCTCCAGACCCCCGGCACTCACGGGCTTCTTGGAGTCCTCCACCTCCCTGATGCTCAGGTTCTCCAGGGGGATGATGCCACGGGGCTCTTTATCCTGGGAGAGGCAAGCAGAGGCTTTAGCAGcaggctgggcactgccaggcCCAGGGCTGGATGCTGCACACCCTGCCTGCCCCCCAACACCTCGTGCCACCCGTGCCCAGACCCCGGtgtgccctgccctggcccagCACCCCCCGAGCAGAGGCCACTGACCGTCGTGTACTCGAAGTAGTAAAGGCAGTTGTCGGTCAGGATGAACCAGCGGCGCTTCCACGTCTTCACGCGGCCTCCTGCGAGCAGAGAGCGGCGGGTTGGGCGCAGCCCCGGCACACGGCGGCCGCGGCAGAGCCGGAGCCcccgcgcacacacacacacacacagaggcagcgTGGCCGGGCGCAAGCAGAGCCAGGCGggcgcagcagcagcagcacacacaccGTGCCCGGCAGCGAGCGGCAGCGCAAGCAGACGGATGAGGATGGAGGCGGTGAGGGGCCAGGCCCAGAGCTGCGCCCGTTCCCACCCCAGGACACGCGCTCGGCGTGGCCACGGGCACCGCAGCCGCGGGGCAGCACGGGCACGCCGGCGCCTTCGGCTGGCACCGGCCGCGGCCCAGCACCGAGCGAGGCACCTGCCCACGGCCACGGGCTTTTGCTCAGACGGGTCTCACCACTGCCAGCACAGAGCGAGACGCGGCTCTCTGCGCTCGGGGTCTGCTCAGCCCCGGGCCTGGCTCTCCCTCCACCGCACAGGCATGCTCTGGCCATGGCAGCGGAGCCGGACGTGCCGCCGCGGACGAGCACCAGGCTGTGCCGACTGAGAGGGTCCCgtgtgtgctggggctgtgctctgccctcccagagcctgtgtgtgtgctggggctgtgctctgccctcccagagcctgtgtgtgtgctggggctgtgctctgccctcccagAGCCTGCgtgtgtgctggggctgtgctctgccctcccagagcctgtgtgtgtgttggggctgtgctctgccctcccagcccctgtgtgtgtgctggggctgtgctctgccctcccagAGCCTGCgtgtgtgctggggctgtgctctgccctcccagagcctgtgtgtgtgttggggctgtgctctgccctcccagcccctgcgtgtgtgctggggctgtgctctgccctcccagAGCCTGCgtgtgtgctggggctgtgctctgccctcccagcccctgtgtgtgtgctggggctgtgctctgccctcccagagcctgtgtgtgtgctggggctgtgctctgccctcccagcccctgtgtgtgtgctggggctgtgctctgccctcccagAGCCTGCgtgtgtgctggggctgtgctctgccctcccagcccctgtgtgtgtgctggggctgtgctctgccctcccagagcctgtgtgtgtgctggggctgtgctctgccctcccagagcctgtgtgtgtgctggggctgtgctctgccctcccagcccgtgtgtgtgtgctggggctgtgctctgccctcccagAGCCTGCgtgtgtgctggggctgtgctctgccctcccagAGCCTGCgtgtgtgctggggctgtgctctgccctcccagcccctgtgtgtgtgctggggctgtgctctgccctcccagagcctgtgtgtgtgctggggctgtgctctgccctcccagagcctgtgtgtgtgttggggctgtgctctgccctcccagagcctgtgtgtgtgctggggctgtgctctgccctcccagcccctgtgtgtgtgctggggctgtgctctgccctcccagagcctgtgtgtgtgttggggctgtgctctgccctcccagagcctgtgtgtgtgttggggctgtgctctgccctcccagAGCCTGCgtgtgtgctggggctgtgctctgccctcccagtgcctacatgtgtgctggggctgtgctctgccctcccagcccctgcgtgtgtgctggggctgtgctctgccctcccagcccctgcgtgtgtgctggggctgtgctctgccctcccagcccctgtgtgtgtgctggggctgtgctctgccctcccagcccctgtgtgtgtgctggggctgtgctctgccctcaCAGCACACTGGGAAGGCCTCACACCCTCCTGCTGCCCCGTGCCAGCCACACACCTACCGCCGTCCCTgtcctggggctctgcagggccaggcagcgctggcagagctgcacaggACCGAggaccagcacagcccaggcagcagcccaggcactgCCATGAGCCCTCAGCCTGATGCAGGGCACAGCACAGacagctcctgcctgctcccctccagctcCAGGCACTCAGCACCCCCTAAACCCCGTGCACAGGCTGGGGCCCTACCTGAGGACACCTCAAACCCGTCCCCATCCCTCATGGTGCTGGTGGCAAAGACCCGCTGCCTGAGAACACGGCGAAGCACGGccaggctggcagcccctgccagaggGTGGGcaaggagcagccacagccccctccaTCCTCAGGCCACGGGGCGTGCCGGGGCAGCAGAGGGGGCTGAGAGGCTTGAGGAGGGGCTCAGCCTGGGAGGGGCCGGTGCCCTGTGTCCCTGCCCCGGTGGCAGAGCGTGGCGGTGCCCGCGGCAGGCGAGGGCCCTGGCGTGGTGCAGGTggttagcagcagcagcagcaatgacaCTAAATCACCAGCAATTAGAAACGAAAAGGAAACGAAGCCCCAGCGGCgtgagcagagcagggagaggggtaCGTACCTCCTGGAGTTGGgggcaaggaaaggaagagcCAAAATCATGGAAACATACAaatgagggagaaaagaaaattacaaaaaagggaaaaaaaataaaaagaggaacCCCCAGAGATCCCCCCTCACCCCGCGGGGcagtgggcaggggcagcggcGAAGCCgtgaggggctgggctgggccggtGGCACCGCCGCGGCGGCCGACCTGCCCTGGCTCGCTGTGGCTCTGTGGGACGGatctgctgggctgggggcgGTGGGGGCTGGCCCCTGCCCCATGGCCCTGCCGTgggtccctccctgccccaggggtgagctgtgcccacagccactctgctgcctctcctcccagcagccacaCGCAGCCCTGGGTGCTGATGTCCCGTGCCAGCGGCCACTGGGCTGCTCAGGGACCGGAGAGGCAGCTCTGGAGCTATCCCCGTGCTCCCCACTCCAGAGCTGAGGCACAGACAACCCTTCAGTCCCAGGGCAGGGCACGGTGCAGGGGTAAAGGCTCCTATCCCATCCCGAGAGGGTGGCAACACGGCACAAACACACCCCGGGGAAAGGCCCTCGCCAGACCCTGGTCCtgcagcaccctgtcccccctcACTTAACCCAGGCAGAGGGTTCCCCAGAGCTGCCGAGAGAAGCCACAGGAGCcagggcgcggggcgggggatGCCATGCACGCTGCCTGCACGTGAGCCGCGATGCCGAGGCGATGATGCCGTGGGGAGGTGAGGCAGGGGCTGGCCCGTGGCATGGAGGGGGGCACgcacgcagcctggggcagctcgCCACACGCTCCCGGCGCCTGCTCCGGCAGCACCCACTGCCGACAAGGGCCTCATGGTCTCTGCGCTCGAAACGCTGGACGCCGGCACCAGCTCCGGGGCTGCCCAAGCGAGAGGCAGAACCCTCCAGACGCCCGCCCGGACGCACTGCAGGGCCCTGTgggctgccagctccctcctgccGCCCAGCCCAGGGAAGCTGAGGGCTGACGGACGCACAGACGCCTTCCCACAGAGCTCTGCCCCTGTCTGCAGCCTCTGGCCCCTCCACTGGGCCACGCTCCGAGGCACAGGCAGCCCAAGGGCATGGCACCCACGGCCCAGCTCCATCCCTGACCCGTCCTGGGCCACAGCTGCCCATGGCCAGCACTCACCGAGCTTCAGGAGCCAGCCCTCGCGGTCGGGGTTGAAGAAGGTGTGGGTGAGGTCATTGCCGTCGTCCTCGGGGATTTTGAAGGGTTCGTTCTTGATGCTTTCATAGAGATTCTGGTGCAACGACACCAGgcatcagctctgctctgcccaggaGCCCTGTGACAGGCCAgggagcctctgctctgccccacagcctaGCCCTGGTCCCGGCCCTCACCCGCAGCAGCTCCTCGGGCAGGTCCCCGCCGTCGTTGATGCCGCGGTTCATGGCGATGAAGCGCTCTGCCGTGGGCTTGTCCTTGACGTTGGGGTTGTGCAGGCTGGTGTTCAGCATGATGATGGCGAAGGAGAGCACGTAGCACGTGtctgcaggggcagagggagggtgAGCTGCGGGGCAGGGCGGCTGGGCAGaggcgccggggccggggctcACCTGTGGACTGGAAGACGCCGGGGTTGCACTGGCAGTACCGCTGCGCAAAGGCCTCCATCATCCGGTCGATCTTCTGCGCCTCCCCGGGCAGGCGGAAGCTCCACAGGAACTGCCTGTGAGGAGGGAGGCACTGCACTGCCCCAGGGGCTCTCTGCACCCCCCAGACCCCGCTCGTCCCCAGCATGTGCCCACTGCCTCGGCCCCTCGCCCCGGCCCCTCCGCTCACCGCAGCGCCTGCACGAGGTTGAGGTCGGTGAACTCGTGCAGCTCCACGAAGGCATGCAGGACTTGGATGTTGAACTCATCCCTGTGGGAACAAAGCCAGAGCACGAGGGGTGCATGATCAGCGAGTCCTGTGACTGCCGagcagccccacggctctgccCCACTCCAGCCTCAGTTAGGGGAGGAATCTGCAGCTACACTTGCCCCGTCTCCCCGGGCTGCCTTGCACACACTGGCCCTTTGCAAGCGCCAGCCATGGGTCAAACAGCCCCTAACTGGCCCTGGCACTGGGGATGCCCGGCCTCCAGCACCCCAACTCGGCTGCCCTGCAAGCTCAAGGAGCAGCAGTGTCCTGTCTCTCAGGCTGTGGCAGCCCAGGGTACTCCCAGGCCAGCGGAGTGGGCCCAGGCCAGCGTACCTCTCGCCCAGGTAGTCACCGATGGCTGTCTTGTTGAGGCCCTCTCCCTTGTACAGGAACTGAGCGATATCCTCACACGTGTTCTTCAGCAGGTCGTTTTCAATCAGGAACTGGATGCCCTGGAACGGTGCCACtggtgctgctctggggctcgctgctgccccccagccctgccccagacAGGTTGGTGAACCACCCTGCTCCCCCTCCATCCCACCCTGTGGTACCTTCTTGGGATCCATGTTGAACTTCTTCCTGCCCATGGCCACCTGCTTGTTCCTCTGCATGTTCTTCCTGCAAGACACAAAGCTGCTCTGAGCACCCAGGAGGAACctggctgcctcctgcccaTCTCCTCACCCCTTGGGCAGAGCATAGCGCAGAGGAGTCATCCTAAACCAAATCAGAGCCAAGAAACTTTGCCCAGGCCAGCTGCCTTGTGTGGATCATGCACGAGGTGAAGCTGGCAGGCTGCAGCGCAGCAGCacggggctgctcctgctgggtCCTGTCCCCAGGGTCACCCTCTGCAGAAGGGGTGCAGCAGCCTGGCACGTCACCTCTGCACGGGGAGGCCGGGGCTGGGTCTGATGGGCTGTGGGCAGAGCGGCCCCGGGGCCCCTTCACGCCTCAGCGAGTGACTGGAAACCTGCTGCCGTCAGCTCACGGCGGCTGGGACCCCCTAATCCCCGCTGGCACGGCCTGACAGCTGACAACAACACAGCCTGATGGGCCCTGTGGCCAGACAGAGGGGCTGAGGCTTGGGAAAACAGAGCtttggagcagcagctcaggctgggaTCTGCTGCTACCGCTCCCAGGAACTTGGAGTGCCCTGGACAGCCACCAGCACCCAGGGGCCgggctgctctgccctgtgtCCCATGGCTCCCACCCGGCacgaggaggggagggggctcagcaGGGCCCCGGGggtgctgctgccacacacaggACTCACCTCTCCTCCGTGGACCCCAGGTTCTCGATCTCATTCGTCACTTCTGCTATCTCATCTTTCAGACGCTGCGGGGAGAGAGCACATGAAACAGGAGGggcctctcctccctcccacagcctcCAGCCCCCCAGTCCTGGTGGCAGCCCCTCCCTGCTTCCTTCCACCCCAGGGCTGAAGCAGCTCGGGGGGCTCTGGCTGCACCCCCTGCTAATCCCCTTGCAGCGCTGCCATGCTCGGTGCGTGCAGGAAGGAAGAGATTCAGAGGATAACAACATTACCCCCTAATCCCTTCAGATCATGGCCAGCATATGGCAGTAATTAGCCTGTGCTGCCCTAATCGGGGCCACGACTGACGAGTGTCCCAGATGAGCACTGACCCTGCAGCCGCTTGCCAGGCCACTGGCCCAGAGACATGGTCCCTGCCCATGTCAGGGAGGGGCTGGCACTGaggtgctgctgccctgtgccatgGGGAATGGCACAAGTGCAGAgcccagagctctgcagggcacaggaaaagctgctgctgcctgggtctggctgggcagggggctgcagcccgGCCATGGACCCCTGGGACCCTCTCCCCCCTCCTGAAGTCCCGCAGAGGCAGTGGGGTGGCACATCAGGGGCTGTCTCACAGCAGTTGCTGGCATCTGCCCCACAGGCCCAGCTTGCCCTGCCCTGcacttccagcagctccatctTCCACCCCTGAAGGTCCATGAGGTccctcctgggctgcagggagtcaGAGGCTGGCAAGCAAAGGGGATGAGAGCACAAACCCAACCCGCAGCCCTGCCTGGgcctggctcctgctcaggCTCTGCAGGTGTGGGACACTGCACCTCATCTCATGGCTGCTGCAGACAGCCCTGGCCAGGGCAgcctctcctccccacctcaccTGGGCcaccctccccttccccagcagctggtgAGGGGACCCTGGACggggctgcagggaccctgCCCACTGACTCTCCCTGACAGGGGACAGCCCCAGCAAGAGGCTGCCGACAGGGGGCCGTGTGTGATCCCTGGTGCCACACCTGTATgtcagccagcagctcctgcttgcGACGGCGGATGTTCTCCAGCTCCTGGCACTCCTCCGGGGTCAGGTCACTGGGCACTGAGCAGAGACACATCCAGGTCAGAACATGTGGCCATGGAGATCCTCCCTGCCTGGGGCCCGtcaggagctgagctgctgggtgcccgcaggagctgggctggtgAGTGGATCCTCGGCCCCGTGCAGCGGGCGAGTGGCACCAACGGCATCCCAGGCACGCGAGGGCCGGGGCAGCGGGGGAGCCGGGCACCGCCGGTTCCTGCCGATTCAGCCCGCGGCGCCTGGGCAGCGAGGCCAAGCACAGCCCCTGGACCGGCTCCAGCGCTCCTCCCtccggccccagccctgccacggCTGGTTTCACTCCACTCTACCCCAGACAGGCCGGTGGCGGTGCCCATCCCGGGCCTTGCTATGGCTGGGCAGCTCTGCCGTGCCCCACAGCACCGGGCTCCACGCAGACCTGGGTCAGGTCACATTGGGCCAGCCACAGAGCAAACCAGCTTCTGGCTGCCCTTGCTGCCCCTCCACACTGCATCTGTCCTTCTGAGTCAGGGCTCGGAGCTGGGGCACCCTCCAGACAAACCCTGTCCCCTGTgacagaatcacggaatggtgggggctggaagagaccttcagagctcatccagtccaacccccctgctaaagcgggtctcacctagatcaggtcacacaagaacgtggccagaggggttgtgaagacCTCCCGAGGAGCCTCCAcaggctccctgggcagcctgggccagggctccctcacctcagcagtgaaAGAGCTTTTCCCTATGCTTAAGCAGACGGACACCCCGCAGCACTCACCCCCAGACCACCACCCGCAGCTGCCGGGCCATTCCCGCTGCTCCCcggtgtgtgacctgctgctctgccccagcacagcctcccaTTCCTGTCCCCAAGGTCACGGCTCCTGCCCCGGCCAGCGGcttccagcagcccccagcacccacaccaCGGTCACCCACCGGGCCCCACAGCACCGGCCCCTCGTGTCGGCTTCAGCCCGGGGCTGCCGCTGCCCTCTCCTTCCCCCGTGCTCCCGCTCCGCTGCGTCCCCAGGGCCGTGGTCTGCAGGTCGCTGCTGCCGCCAGCCCCCAGCCCGGGCTCACCCGCAGTGCCAGGGCCGCCGCGTGCCCTCGTGCCCCGGGCTCAGCCCCGTGCCCCTGGGTGACGACCACACAAACCCAGCCTCTGCACTCAGCCCTTCCCCGGCTCCCTCAGGCTGGCTGACGAGCTTCCTCCCTTTCAAcaccccctgccagggctggaggcagcctGGGCTTGCGACACCGACCCTGCAGACGCCGTGGCAACACTTCCCAACAGTGccagcctctgctgccagggAGCACGAACCAGCCGACCCAGCGCACGGCACCAGCTTAAACGCTACCAAAACTTCACATCCGCGAGGCCTGGCCTTACCCGTGCACCCCAGCACCGCCCCTGCGCCCCGGAGccaccccctcagcccctcctgcccGGGGCACCCGGCAAGCCCCAGCTCGCTGCGGGGGCCCAGCTGCACCACACAACCAGAAACCTCCCAGtcgctggctggaggcagccgAGGCAGCCGAGCCAGccccggcagcagcagccccggcagcagcagccccgctCCCCTTGCCCACCTGCGAGCGGGCAGGGGTCTCGGCAGGCCCCAGGGCAGCTGCGGCAGAGGACGAGGCACCGCAGGGTACAGGGGGACGTGGGGTCTGTGCCGGAGCCTGGGAAGGTCCTTTGGGTCCCTCCCCGAGAGCACTCGTGACACCAGCCCAGCCatgtcagcagcagccagaggaagAGAAACCCCAGACGCAAGAGCTTTTCTGGGGAAGGAAGCGGGTGTTAACCCTTCCCTGGCGCTGTGCACAGCACCCACCGCGCCCAGCCGGGCCGAGGGGCCGCCAGCCTGGCTGCGGGCATGACAGAGCCATGGGGATGGGGAGGCTGGGCAGGCACTCGCTGCCCCggcctcagcccagcccaggatCTGGGGCACAGCAGCCCCCAGGATGCCAGCACGGGCACTGCTCCCTGACAGCATGAGGCCCCAGGGgtcctgtgcagcagcagcagcggggcATCGAGGGgcaccagcagcactcagtgtcTGCCCAGGGCTCCAGGGTTGCCAGGGCTGTggtggctgggagcagcagcagcaccatgaccCCTCTCCCACCCTGGCCAAATCAAAGCCCCTGAGACACAGAGACCACCCCACTCAGCCCCTGCACTTCTCCCCACGCTGCTGCCCGAGCCACGCAGGCACAGGAGTGAACACCCAGCCCCCACCTGCCTCCCCCTCACCCCTGTCCCAACAGCCTCCCCCTCACCCCTGTCCCAACAGCCTCCCCACGCCGAGCTCACCGCTGCCCTCGGCCCTCAGCACCATCCTGGCAGCCtgtctcctccagctccctcggctgtgctggtgctgccgTGGTTGCCTGTTTCGGGGCGCGGGCACCTGCCCGGTGCTTCCCGGTGAGTCAGGGCCCTGCGGAGCCAATGAGCTCCGGGGCTGCCGGGCCGTCATCCGGCCTCGCCAGGAGCCAGCAACACCCTGTTCCTGCCCGACCGCGACAGCGCCTTAactcctctgctcccagctgggCACGGGGCAGCCAGGGCCCTGCTCAGCCCTGCGCTCGGGGGACGTGACGTGTTGGGGTCTCAGCCCTTTCCTTCTGTTGGGGCACTAGACCTGGCACATCCTGAGCTCACTGCCACAATGCCAGGGTCCCCTCCACTACCTGGGGCCCCTGCCCCAGACCTTCCCCTGCAGGTCCAGGGCCTGCCTGGGCTGTAAGGATGGAGGCTCAGGCAGGaccaggaggagctggggtgACCACTGGTGCCTGCTGCCCACTGCAGACTCCACAGCAGCTCACAGGGCCAGACAGGACCAGAACCAGAACCaggagcagggccaggagcAATGCTGGTCCCCACAGGAGATTGCTCCCTACTCCCCTTGCTCTAGGGTGCCTGTATGGACCCCACCATACCAGCACAAGACCTCTGTGCCCCCAGGACCGTGCCTGCTGCAGGAACAAAGCCCTGCCCCgtccctgtccctgccagcTGCCTGGAAAGGCTGCGTGAGCCTCGGCCACCTTGACTCAGCTAAATGCTGCTCAGCAGCGTGAAATGGAGACACAGCACCCAGGCGCCAGGAACAGCTCACAGGGAGGGAGGCCTTCACGCCAGTCTTTGGCCCACAGCTCCATGGCAGCACCAGCCAGTCCCTGCCAGCCCGTGCCCCAGGGGTACGCAGAGCCCGGGCCGAGCCCGCGGTGCTGCGGCTGCGCTCTGCTGCGGGCGCTGCCGCCCGCTCCTGCCGTGCCCCTCGGCCGCGGGGACCACAGGGCCCCCCGAAACTTCCTGCCCGTCTCAGCACACCACATCCTGTTTGCAGCAGCCTGTGCGCATCCTGGGTTGCGTCAGCCCCATCCTTCCCCACCGACAGCCGAGGTGCGTCAGGAGAAGGGTTTGGGGGAAGGCGGCTCCAGGAAGGACCCTCCCAGGCGTCCGGAGCACACGGCCTCGTCCTGGCACAGCGCTGCCCATCATCCTGTCGCCCGTCACCCTGCTGCCCGCGCCCAGAGCCCGGCTGGGaactcagccccacagccctgccttgcTCCCCAGCACCTCCAGGCCCCTGCGCTCCCCACGACAGGCCCTTGGCCCACAGAGTGCCCAGGACAGCACTGGCTGGGCTGCGCCCAGAGCACAGCCTGACGTGCCCCACGGTCACTCCTCACTGTGCTGGGCCTCAGGAGGAGCAGAGCCACTGCCGCTCGGCCTCAGCTGCcagcagggtgctgggctggctggaggGGTCTCACAGCTCCATGGCCACCCCGCAGCCACCCCCAGTCCCACGCTCGGGCAGGAAcccacagacagcagcagcagctcacgcAGGCAGCCAACCCTCACCAGCTTCCCCCGTGCAGCAGGCCCTGGGCTCTCCCACACACAGTTTGGTTTGAagagctgccctgggctgccctTGCAGCCGCATACACCTGCAGCTGTGATGGGGGCTGAGCTCTCGTGCATCGCCCaaggcagggcagcagggcaaggggcTGGGCCAGGACGTGCCACAGCCACACTGGGTGTCTGCGTCCCCCCAGCCATCACCACTGGCTCCCAAGCACCAAACGCCGGTGTGGGGCAACGCCAGGCGAGGCAGCCAGTGCCAAGCCGGGGCCCAACAGAGGCCTGAGCCCGGGGAGGCCGGCGGCGCCTGGGGAAAGGAGACAGCAAGGAGCAAGAACTCCGTGCTGCCGTCAGCAGGAGCCGTACGCAGCCACATGCGCTGCCGCGGGGAGCCCCTGGCACGCAGAGGGGAGGGCATGGGGCGCCTACCTGCCTTGGCAGCCACCGAGGGGCACAGGAAGGCCTGGAAGCTGGAGGCGCAGAGCTCGCTGACCGTCCCCATGCCGCGAGGTGCCGCGCAGGACGCCGTGGGCTGTGCCGGGCGGCCGGGCAGCGTGCAGGCCGCGGAGCCGGGGACGgtggctctggcaggggagctcCAGCCGCAGGAGCCCACGCACCAGCCGCAGCCAATCCCCGCCTGCACCACCGCCGCTCCGCACCCCGGCTCCGGCCGGCGGCTCCAAACCAGTCGGAGGACGGGGAGTTCGGGAAGTGCCGGGCAGCCCCCCCGGCCCCGGGCCGCCTGCCCCCGGCAGCCCCGCTGCCCCCGCGGGGGGCCGGCACCCGGTATTTTTAGAGCGGTTTTATCCCTCCGTATTAGAGCATTAAGCATCGGGAGCCGGCGGTCGCGTAGCAACCGGCGCTGCATAAAGGAAGGTGCACCAGGAGACGAGGCGGCTCCGGCGGGGcgtggggagctgggggtgctgccGTGGCCCCCgcgcccagcacagcc is a window of Colius striatus isolate bColStr4 chromosome 18, bColStr4.1.hap1, whole genome shotgun sequence DNA encoding:
- the CYTH1 gene encoding cytohesin-1 isoform X1, with amino-acid sequence MEEEGGYVPSDLTPEECQELENIRRRKQELLADIQRLKDEIAEVTNEIENLGSTEERKNMQRNKQVAMGRKKFNMDPKKGIQFLIENDLLKNTCEDIAQFLYKGEGLNKTAIGDYLGERDEFNIQVLHAFVELHEFTDLNLVQALRQFLWSFRLPGEAQKIDRMMEAFAQRYCQCNPGVFQSTDTCYVLSFAIIMLNTSLHNPNVKDKPTAERFIAMNRGINDGGDLPEELLRNLYESIKNEPFKIPEDDGNDLTHTFFNPDREGWLLKLGGRVKTWKRRWFILTDNCLYYFEYTTDKEPRGIIPLENLSIREVEDSKKPNCFELYIPDNKDQVIKACKTEADGRVVEGNHTVYRISAPTPEEKEEWIKCIKAAISRDPFYEMLAARKKKVSSTKRH
- the CYTH1 gene encoding cytohesin-1 isoform X2, with the translated sequence MQRRLLRDRRLPMLNALIRRDKTALKIPGAGPPRGQRGCRGQAARGRGGCPALPELPVLRLVWSRRPEPGCGAAVVQAGIGCGWCVGSCGWSSPARATVPGSAACTLPGRPAQPTASCAAPRGMGTVSELCASSFQAFLCPSVAAKAVPSDLTPEECQELENIRRRKQELLADIQRLKDEIAEVTNEIENLGSTEERKNMQRNKQVAMGRKKFNMDPKKGIQFLIENDLLKNTCEDIAQFLYKGEGLNKTAIGDYLGERDEFNIQVLHAFVELHEFTDLNLVQALRQFLWSFRLPGEAQKIDRMMEAFAQRYCQCNPGVFQSTDTCYVLSFAIIMLNTSLHNPNVKDKPTAERFIAMNRGINDGGDLPEELLRNLYESIKNEPFKIPEDDGNDLTHTFFNPDREGWLLKLGGGRVKTWKRRWFILTDNCLYYFEYTTDKEPRGIIPLENLSIREVEDSKKPNCFELYIPDNKDQVIKACKTEADGRVVEGNHTVYRISAPTPEEKEEWIKCIKAAISRDPFYEMLAARKKKVSSTKRH